In Chromobacterium rhizoryzae, one genomic interval encodes:
- a CDS encoding LexA family protein, with translation MKDARPERLRLAARDRPLAELARLAPGRVGGARRASADDAQIPWFDGSVAAGFPSPADDYLERSLNLNDLLIQHPDTSFFVRVAGDAMAGAGIFDGDLLIVDRMLPPRHNDVVVAVAGEEFLVRRLHLSPDRACLRAAQPGYADLQAETDVEIWGVVSSVVRSLR, from the coding sequence GTGAAAGACGCGCGTCCGGAGCGCCTGCGGCTGGCCGCCCGCGACCGGCCCTTGGCGGAGCTGGCGCGGCTGGCGCCCGGCCGGGTGGGCGGCGCGCGGCGCGCCAGCGCCGACGACGCCCAGATTCCTTGGTTCGACGGCAGCGTGGCGGCGGGTTTCCCATCGCCGGCCGACGACTATCTCGAGCGTTCGCTCAACCTCAACGATTTGTTGATCCAGCACCCGGACACCAGTTTCTTCGTGCGCGTCGCCGGCGACGCCATGGCCGGGGCCGGCATTTTTGACGGCGACTTGCTGATTGTCGATCGCATGCTGCCGCCGCGTCACAACGATGTGGTGGTAGCGGTGGCGGGCGAGGAATTCCTGGTGCGCCGGCTGCATCTGAGCCCTGATCGCGCCTGCTTGCGCGCCGCTCAGCCGGGCTACGCCGATTTACAGGCGGAGACCGATGTCGAGATCTGGGGCGTGGTCAGCTCGGTGGTGCGTTCGCTGCGCTGA
- the mnmH gene encoding tRNA 2-selenouridine(34) synthase MnmH: MLFKVANVSQLGQFDEIIDVRSPAEFAEDHIPGAINCPVLDNDERIRVGTLYKQVSPFEARKVGAALAAKNIARHIEERFADRPKSWRPLICCWRGGQRSGSMALIFAQIGWPAHQLEGGYKAYRRQALQWLEELPGQLKLRVICGPTGSGKSRLLQALARAGHQVLDLEQLANHRGSVLGRLPDLPQPPQKWFDTLLLQQIRGLDSDRPVFIESESKKVGFVTLPDALYRQMHQGDCLLIDVPLAERVRFLLEDYDFYLRDPETLIRQLGFLKGLHSGEQLDAWNQLIRAGRFDALVAELLAKHYDPLYYRSLGKHYPQLAKATPLRLNSLAPEQLDLAAARIV, encoded by the coding sequence ATGCTTTTCAAGGTCGCGAACGTATCACAGCTTGGGCAGTTTGACGAGATCATCGACGTCCGATCTCCGGCGGAATTTGCCGAAGATCATATCCCCGGCGCCATTAACTGCCCGGTTCTGGACAACGACGAGCGGATTCGCGTCGGCACGCTGTATAAACAGGTTTCCCCATTCGAAGCGCGCAAGGTCGGCGCCGCGCTGGCGGCCAAGAATATCGCCCGCCATATCGAAGAGCGCTTCGCCGATCGCCCCAAATCCTGGCGCCCGTTGATCTGCTGCTGGCGCGGCGGCCAGCGTTCCGGCTCCATGGCCCTGATCTTCGCCCAGATAGGCTGGCCCGCGCATCAGCTGGAGGGCGGCTACAAAGCCTATCGCCGCCAGGCGCTGCAATGGCTGGAGGAACTGCCAGGCCAGCTCAAGCTGCGCGTGATCTGCGGCCCCACCGGCTCCGGCAAAAGCCGCTTGCTGCAGGCGCTGGCGCGCGCCGGCCACCAGGTGCTGGATCTGGAGCAGCTGGCCAATCACCGCGGCTCGGTGCTGGGCCGTCTGCCGGACTTGCCCCAGCCGCCGCAAAAATGGTTCGACACCCTGCTGCTGCAACAGATCCGCGGCCTGGATTCCGACCGCCCCGTCTTCATCGAATCGGAAAGCAAGAAGGTCGGCTTCGTCACCCTGCCCGACGCGCTGTACCGCCAGATGCACCAAGGCGACTGCCTGCTGATCGACGTGCCTTTGGCGGAGCGCGTGCGCTTTTTGCTGGAGGATTACGACTTCTACCTGCGAGACCCCGAAACCTTGATCCGCCAACTGGGCTTCTTGAAAGGGCTGCACTCGGGCGAACAGCTGGACGCCTGGAACCAGTTGATCCGGGCCGGGCGCTTCGACGCCCTGGTGGCGGAACTGCTGGCCAAGCACTACGACCCGCTCTACTACCGCTCGCTGGGCAAGCATTACCCGC
- the selD gene encoding selenide, water dikinase SelD, which translates to MAEIKLTQLSHGGGCGCKIAPAVLESILSTAKEKMVFPNLLVGAETSDDAAVYQLNASQAIVATTDFFMPIVDDARDFGRIAATNALSDIYAMGATPIMALAIVGMPVKVLPVETIRDILAGGESVCHAAGIPLAGGHSIDSPEPIYGLVALGVVHPDQLKRNSEARDGDVLILGKGLGVGVLAQAMKKGELDDKGYQALIASTTKLNTVGAELAAMDGVHALTDVTGFGLLGHALEVCKGAKLAAHIDMAAVPVIEEARAFAEQGCGPGAIERNLASFGEHVDFGAGLPEWQLRLLADPQTSGGLLAAVAPEQADEVLARFQRAGFGYAAKIGRLAAGEARVIVR; encoded by the coding sequence ATGGCTGAAATCAAATTGACGCAATTGTCTCACGGCGGCGGCTGCGGCTGCAAAATTGCCCCGGCGGTGCTGGAGTCCATTTTGTCGACGGCCAAGGAAAAAATGGTTTTCCCCAATCTATTGGTGGGGGCGGAAACCAGCGACGACGCCGCGGTGTATCAGTTGAACGCCTCGCAAGCCATTGTGGCGACCACCGATTTTTTCATGCCCATCGTCGACGACGCCCGTGACTTTGGCCGCATCGCCGCCACCAACGCGCTGTCCGACATTTATGCGATGGGCGCGACCCCCATCATGGCCTTGGCCATTGTCGGCATGCCGGTGAAGGTGTTGCCGGTGGAAACCATCCGCGACATTCTTGCCGGCGGAGAGTCGGTATGCCACGCCGCGGGCATCCCGCTCGCCGGCGGCCATTCCATCGATTCCCCCGAGCCGATCTACGGTCTGGTGGCCTTGGGCGTGGTGCATCCGGACCAGCTCAAGCGCAATAGCGAGGCGCGCGACGGCGATGTGCTGATCCTGGGCAAGGGCCTGGGCGTGGGCGTGCTGGCGCAGGCGATGAAGAAAGGGGAGCTGGACGATAAGGGCTACCAGGCCTTGATCGCTTCCACCACCAAATTGAATACCGTCGGAGCGGAACTGGCGGCCATGGACGGCGTGCACGCGCTGACCGACGTCACCGGCTTCGGCCTGTTGGGCCATGCGCTGGAGGTGTGCAAGGGCGCCAAGCTGGCGGCGCACATCGATATGGCCGCGGTGCCGGTGATCGAGGAGGCGCGCGCTTTCGCGGAGCAAGGCTGCGGTCCGGGCGCGATCGAGCGCAATCTGGCCAGTTTCGGCGAGCACGTCGATTTTGGCGCGGGGCTGCCGGAGTGGCAGCTGCGGCTCTTGGCCGACCCGCAGACCAGCGGCGGTTTGCTGGCGGCGGTGGCGCCGGAACAGGCCGACGAGGTGTTGGCGCGTTTCCAGCGCGCCGGTTTCGGCTATGCGGCCAAGATCGGCCGCCTGGCCGCGGGCGAGGCCCGCGTCATCGTCCGCTGA